Proteins encoded together in one Kutzneria kofuensis window:
- a CDS encoding gamma-aminobutyraldehyde dehydrogenase, with translation MADKTVFTNLVNGERVGAADGRTLDVVDPSTGEVYATAPLSGPADVDAAVGAASAAFETWRDTTPAERQLALLRIADAIEARADEFVQVESADTGKPLAVTKSDEIPPCVDQLRFFAGAARVLEGRSAGEYLAGHTSYVRREPVGVCAQVTPWNYPLMMAIWKIAPALAAGNTVVLKPSDTTPASTTLLAEVCAEFLPPGVFNVICGDRDTGRSLVSHDRPDMVSITGSVRAGMEVASAAALDLKRTHLELGGKAPVVVFEDADLEAAASGIAAAGYFNAGQDCTAATRVIVAASVYEEFAAALAAQARETSTGAPTEDVTYGPLNNASQLDRVGGFIGRLPSHASVLAGGSAVGDRGYFYAPTVVSGLRQDDEIIQNEVFGPVITVQSFADEAEAVSMANGVKYGLASSVWTRDHGRAMRMAKRLDFGCVWINTHIPIVAEMPHGGFKHSGHGKDLSMYGLEDYTRIKHVMSSFE, from the coding sequence GTGGCCGACAAGACCGTCTTCACCAACCTCGTCAACGGCGAGCGGGTCGGCGCGGCCGACGGCCGCACCCTCGACGTCGTCGACCCCTCGACCGGCGAGGTGTACGCCACCGCGCCGCTGTCCGGGCCCGCCGACGTGGACGCCGCCGTCGGCGCCGCGAGCGCCGCCTTCGAGACGTGGCGCGACACCACACCGGCGGAACGGCAGCTGGCGCTGCTCCGGATCGCCGACGCCATCGAGGCCCGCGCCGACGAGTTCGTTCAGGTCGAGTCGGCCGACACCGGCAAGCCGCTGGCCGTCACCAAGTCCGACGAGATCCCGCCCTGCGTGGACCAGCTGCGCTTCTTCGCCGGCGCCGCCCGGGTGCTGGAGGGGCGGTCGGCGGGGGAGTACCTGGCTGGGCACACCTCGTACGTGCGGCGCGAGCCCGTCGGCGTGTGCGCCCAGGTGACGCCGTGGAACTACCCGCTGATGATGGCCATCTGGAAGATCGCCCCGGCTCTGGCCGCCGGCAACACCGTGGTGCTGAAGCCGTCCGACACCACGCCGGCGTCGACGACCCTGCTGGCCGAGGTGTGCGCCGAGTTCCTGCCGCCGGGCGTGTTCAACGTGATCTGCGGCGACCGGGACACCGGCCGGTCGCTGGTGTCGCACGACCGCCCCGACATGGTGTCGATCACCGGCTCCGTGCGGGCCGGCATGGAGGTCGCGTCGGCGGCGGCTCTGGACCTGAAGCGGACGCACCTGGAACTCGGCGGCAAAGCGCCCGTTGTCGTCTTCGAGGATGCCGACCTGGAGGCCGCCGCTTCCGGCATCGCCGCCGCCGGCTACTTCAACGCCGGCCAGGACTGCACCGCCGCCACCCGCGTGATCGTCGCCGCCTCCGTGTACGAGGAGTTCGCCGCGGCCTTGGCCGCCCAGGCCCGGGAGACGTCCACCGGCGCGCCCACGGAGGACGTCACCTATGGGCCGTTGAACAACGCTTCCCAGCTGGACCGCGTCGGCGGCTTCATCGGCCGGCTTCCCTCGCACGCCTCGGTCCTGGCCGGTGGTTCCGCCGTCGGCGACCGCGGCTACTTCTACGCCCCCACCGTGGTTTCCGGCCTACGCCAGGACGACGAGATCATCCAGAACGAGGTGTTCGGGCCGGTGATCACCGTGCAGTCCTTCGCCGACGAGGCCGAGGCGGTGTCGATGGCCAACGGCGTCAAGTACGGCCTCGCGTCGAGTGTGTGGACCCGCGACCACGGCCGGGCCATGCGGATGGCCAAGCGCCTCGACTTCGGCTGCGTGTGGATCAACACCCACATCCCCATCGTGGCCGAGATGCCGCACGGCGGGTTCAAGCACTCCGGCCACGGCAAGGACCTGTCCATGTACGGGCTGGAGGACTACACCCGCATCAAGCACGTCATGTCCTCGTTCGAGTAG
- a CDS encoding AfsR/SARP family transcriptional regulator has product MSDAARLSLLDGFALTVGGRELVVPKAQQRLLALVALRRDTNRNTAVGMLWPEGSEAKSLASLRTALWRLQQLPAPTVRVGGDTISLAPGLRLDVGELVAMSRQGGEELPPSLLAGPHELLPGWYDEWVLVERERLRQLYLHTVEGFAASCLRAGRHGDALQAALAAVRADPLRESPYRLAIEVHLAEGNVAEALSAYQHYRALLARELGMAPSPMIRGLIHETLATAAV; this is encoded by the coding sequence ATGTCCGACGCCGCGCGCCTGTCCCTGCTCGACGGCTTCGCGCTGACGGTGGGCGGCCGGGAGTTGGTGGTGCCGAAGGCGCAGCAGAGGCTGCTGGCGTTGGTGGCGTTGAGGCGGGACACGAACCGGAACACGGCGGTGGGAATGCTGTGGCCGGAGGGCAGCGAGGCGAAGTCGCTGGCGAGCTTGCGAACGGCGTTGTGGCGGCTACAGCAGTTGCCCGCGCCGACGGTGCGGGTGGGCGGCGACACGATCAGTCTGGCCCCGGGGCTACGGCTGGACGTGGGCGAGCTGGTGGCGATGTCGAGGCAGGGCGGCGAGGAGCTACCGCCGAGCCTGTTGGCGGGCCCGCACGAACTGCTGCCGGGTTGGTACGACGAGTGGGTGCTGGTGGAGCGGGAACGCCTGCGCCAGCTGTACTTGCACACGGTGGAGGGCTTCGCGGCGTCGTGCCTGCGGGCGGGGAGGCACGGCGACGCACTGCAAGCGGCGCTGGCGGCGGTGCGGGCGGATCCGCTGCGGGAGAGCCCGTACCGCCTGGCGATCGAGGTGCACCTGGCGGAAGGCAACGTGGCGGAGGCGCTGTCGGCGTACCAGCACTACCGAGCACTGCTGGCCAGGGAGCTGGGGATGGCGCCGTCGCCGATGATCCGCGGCCTCATCCACGAAACCCTGGCCACCGCGGCGGTGTGA
- a CDS encoding carboxymuconolactone decarboxylase family protein — translation MRLPEVERGDSLRSRALIRIISAALGARLPDAARVAFYHKNFVGTALGAWTQRAMRGPSEWSVAERELMAAMVAKWNSCPFCVGAHRAVAVRGMDKAVADACLTDYRTAPISDQLRATLAVLETMTLHPDELQAAQARAATAAGVTRRQLVDASAVAALFNIITRYANALDFAIPTDAEFDKAAAMMLKRGYA, via the coding sequence ATGCGTCTGCCTGAGGTCGAGCGCGGCGACAGCCTCCGTAGTAGGGCGCTGATTCGGATCATCTCCGCGGCGTTGGGCGCACGTCTCCCGGATGCGGCCCGGGTTGCCTTCTACCACAAGAACTTCGTGGGCACGGCACTCGGCGCGTGGACACAGCGGGCGATGCGCGGACCGAGTGAGTGGTCCGTGGCGGAGCGGGAACTGATGGCCGCGATGGTCGCCAAGTGGAACTCGTGCCCCTTCTGCGTCGGGGCCCACCGGGCCGTCGCCGTGCGTGGCATGGACAAGGCGGTGGCGGACGCGTGCCTCACCGACTACCGCACCGCCCCCATCTCGGACCAACTGCGCGCGACGCTCGCCGTCCTGGAAACGATGACCTTGCACCCGGACGAACTGCAAGCCGCCCAAGCCCGAGCGGCGACGGCCGCTGGGGTCACACGGCGACAACTCGTGGATGCGTCGGCGGTCGCGGCCCTGTTCAACATCATCACCCGCTACGCCAACGCCCTGGACTTCGCCATTCCGACCGACGCCGAGTTCGACAAGGCCGCAGCCATGATGCTCAAACGGGGCTACGCCTGA
- a CDS encoding response regulator transcription factor translates to MLIVGFSPLTRIGLARVLSRLPEVGAVSAASSMAAVRFAARNGAGMAVVDQAADPGFTLVRTLSSGYSSCPVVVLLTPSSHADEDARFAFGQGAQAVALATASASYLHQVLAGVYLGVPIQSKGEASTGDQKRAHTLSQRETEILALIAEGMSSKSIAERLVVSVETVRSHAKNIIRKLEANGRAEAVSIAYRTGILDSDALPLA, encoded by the coding sequence GTGCTGATCGTGGGGTTTTCCCCGCTCACCCGAATCGGATTGGCGCGAGTGTTGTCCCGGCTGCCGGAGGTGGGGGCGGTGAGTGCGGCGTCGTCGATGGCGGCCGTACGCTTCGCGGCGCGCAACGGCGCGGGGATGGCAGTGGTGGACCAGGCGGCCGACCCGGGGTTCACGCTGGTACGGACGCTGAGCAGCGGATATTCCTCCTGCCCGGTGGTGGTGCTGCTGACGCCGTCGAGTCACGCGGACGAAGACGCGAGGTTCGCCTTCGGACAAGGGGCGCAGGCGGTGGCGCTGGCGACGGCGTCCGCCAGCTATCTGCACCAGGTGTTGGCCGGCGTTTATCTCGGGGTCCCGATACAGTCGAAAGGCGAGGCATCCACCGGCGACCAGAAACGCGCCCACACGTTGTCCCAGCGCGAAACGGAAATCCTCGCGCTGATCGCGGAAGGCATGAGCAGCAAGTCGATCGCGGAACGCCTCGTGGTCTCGGTGGAAACGGTCCGCTCGCACGCGAAGAACATCATCCGCAAGCTGGAGGCGAACGGCCGAGCGGAAGCGGTTTCCATCGCCTACCGCACCGGCATC